The Mucilaginibacter sp. PAMB04168 genome contains the following window.
TGCTGCGCTTATAAAACCGTTATCAATGCCCGATTTTTTACTGCAGCTAGACCGGCAGTTATTTCATTTTTTTAACTATACGCTTGCCAATCCGGTATTTGATGTAGTAATGCCCTGGTTGCGCAACGCCAAGTTTTGGATACCTGTTTATGTGTTCATCATCGCATTCAGTATTTGGAAGTACAAGAAAACCGGCGCATGGCTTATTTTACTACTCATAGTTACAGTAGGCGTAGCCGATTTTAGCAGCGCAAGCCTCATAAAAAAGCAAGTGCAACGCTTAAGGCCCTGCCGCGACGATGTGGTATCGAAAACTATTATAAGCCGGGCCCCCTGCGGTACAGGCTTCAGCTTCCCCTCAACCCATGCTACCGATCATTTTGCCATGTC
Protein-coding sequences here:
- a CDS encoding phosphatase PAP2 family protein; amino-acid sequence: MPDFLLQLDRQLFHFFNYTLANPVFDVVMPWLRNAKFWIPVYVFIIAFSIWKYKKTGAWLILLLIVTVGVADFSSASLIKKQVQRLRPCRDDVVSKTIISRAPCGTGFSFPSTHATDHFAMSVFLGMVYSRRWRWVWVWVLLWAVLVCFAQVYVGVHFPVDVTAGALFGALIGSIFAQVFKKLQPQF